A DNA window from Stenotrophomonas sp. 57 contains the following coding sequences:
- a CDS encoding amino acid adenylation domain-containing protein, whose amino-acid sequence MNAVALAMPVALTEAQSGLWFAQRLAPDNPSFNTAHAVWIDGPLDVAGFVAAADQAAVEAEAFALRFAEGADGQPVQWHEPAHVPRLSVRDVSAEADPAAAARSLMLADRLSPVDPTRDRISQQLLLDLGEQRWVWYLRVHHLAADGYGMALFTDRVCALYAGRTGEPLPGLAGVLADDVAYRADRRRAATGQWWREQMQGAPAGAGVAGTLESSNDALRWVQPLDAAFRERLLQVSTGWLQPWPDVLAALSAEYLRRMSAADEVVLGVPYMGRLGNASARVPAMVMNVLPLRVAAGEGSVEAFARGLGRQLSQGRKHGRYRGEQLRRDLGLVGAQQRLHGPMVNVQPFYRPLALPGLQATLEVLCTGPVDDLTLGFRGDGQSLLDLEIEANPARYSRGDVQAHAARLLHFVSAALQAEDIAAVPLATAEEAQQVVHGFNATAHALPPTTLVELLQQGMDRDPHAPALVSGVSTLDYATLEARSFALAAQLRAMGVRPGSVVAVALPRSLELVMALVAVLRAGAAYLPLDLAHPDDRLARILASAQPVCVLAAADVSARVADVPVLAPEQWTALSFAAPWADPAPDDAAYVIYTSGSTGEPKGVVIEHRAIVNRLLWMREHYGFKADDCVLQKTPATFDVSVWEFFLPLLCGATLVVAGPDAHRDPTELARLIREHGITTVHFVPSMLDAFLAAPASEGLQLRRVFTSGEALDAALRDRFHARMHADLHNLYGPTEAAVDVSYWPAPAQDRSRPVPIGFPVWNTRLYVLDARMQPLPVGVAGDLYLGGVQLARGYLGRDDLTAERFLADPFLPGERIYRTGDVARWRGDGAVEYLGRSDHQVKLRGLRIELGEIEAALRELPGMERVEVLLRQDAPGDARLVAYVPTARADAVLLRSHLATRVPDYMVPSAFVGVDHWPVTANGKLDRNALPKPPQQVLAGMAARTPLERELAGLFAQALGLAEPVAVDADFFSLGGDSLSAVHLLLAIEQRWRCDLGLGALFAQPTVAALAVRIAEPPALADHALGPVIALAAPEADTVPLFVLHPAGGIAWNYRALARALQPARAVYGLQSPALDPKQPLPPSIEAMANDYVQRVVALQPKGPVHLLGWSVGGILAQAMAVRLHEIGREVGELVLLDAYPCECWRAEPEPDAIAALRALLAIAGHDPDAHPELDSRERILAFLRRGGSALGSLPDVVLDGVVRAVTGTNRLIREHIHQPFDGTLVHVRAGHDHQARPQLQSALWRAHARRVQALELPFLHAELTGRDAVAQLAPWLSARLRQWDEQQEIATCS is encoded by the coding sequence ATGAACGCCGTCGCGCTGGCCATGCCGGTGGCGCTGACCGAGGCCCAGTCCGGACTGTGGTTCGCACAGCGGCTGGCGCCGGACAATCCGTCATTCAATACCGCGCATGCGGTGTGGATCGACGGCCCGTTGGACGTGGCGGGGTTCGTTGCGGCGGCAGACCAGGCGGCGGTCGAAGCCGAGGCCTTCGCGCTGCGCTTTGCCGAGGGTGCCGATGGCCAGCCCGTGCAGTGGCATGAGCCGGCGCACGTGCCACGGCTTTCGGTACGTGATGTTTCCGCCGAGGCGGATCCCGCAGCTGCGGCGCGCAGCCTGATGCTGGCCGACCGGCTGAGCCCGGTGGATCCCACCCGCGACCGGATCAGCCAGCAGCTGCTGCTTGATCTGGGCGAGCAGCGCTGGGTCTGGTACCTGCGTGTGCACCATCTGGCCGCCGATGGCTACGGCATGGCGCTGTTCACCGATCGTGTGTGCGCGTTGTATGCCGGTCGTACAGGTGAGCCGCTGCCAGGGCTGGCGGGCGTGCTGGCCGATGACGTCGCCTACCGGGCCGATCGGCGCCGTGCAGCAACTGGGCAGTGGTGGCGCGAACAGATGCAGGGCGCACCGGCCGGCGCTGGCGTGGCGGGAACGCTGGAGTCAAGCAACGACGCGCTGCGCTGGGTGCAGCCGCTTGATGCGGCGTTCCGCGAGCGCCTGCTGCAGGTATCGACAGGCTGGCTGCAACCCTGGCCGGATGTGCTGGCTGCGCTGTCGGCCGAGTACCTGCGGCGGATGAGTGCCGCCGATGAAGTGGTGCTGGGCGTGCCCTACATGGGGCGGCTGGGCAATGCGTCGGCGCGGGTGCCGGCGATGGTCATGAATGTGTTGCCGCTGCGCGTGGCGGCCGGCGAGGGCAGCGTCGAGGCCTTTGCCCGGGGCCTGGGTCGCCAGCTCAGCCAGGGGCGCAAGCATGGCCGTTACCGAGGCGAGCAACTGCGCCGGGATCTGGGCCTGGTGGGCGCGCAGCAGCGCCTGCACGGTCCGATGGTGAATGTGCAGCCGTTCTACAGGCCACTGGCCCTGCCAGGCTTACAGGCGACCCTGGAGGTGCTGTGCACCGGGCCTGTGGATGACCTGACGCTGGGCTTCCGTGGTGATGGCCAGAGCCTGCTGGATCTGGAGATCGAGGCCAACCCCGCGCGGTACAGTCGCGGGGATGTGCAGGCGCATGCGGCGCGGCTGCTGCATTTCGTGTCGGCGGCACTGCAGGCTGAAGACATCGCGGCCGTGCCGTTGGCCACCGCCGAAGAAGCGCAGCAGGTGGTGCATGGTTTCAATGCCACCGCGCATGCGCTGCCACCGACCACGTTGGTCGAGCTGCTGCAGCAGGGCATGGACCGTGATCCGCACGCACCCGCGCTGGTCTCCGGTGTTTCCACGCTGGACTACGCGACATTGGAAGCGCGCAGCTTCGCGCTGGCAGCACAGCTGCGCGCGATGGGCGTCCGCCCGGGCAGCGTGGTGGCGGTGGCATTGCCGCGCTCGCTGGAGCTGGTGATGGCGCTGGTCGCGGTGCTGCGTGCCGGAGCCGCCTATCTGCCGTTGGACCTTGCTCATCCCGACGATCGCCTGGCGCGTATTCTGGCCTCGGCACAGCCGGTGTGCGTACTGGCAGCGGCGGACGTCTCGGCGCGTGTGGCCGATGTGCCGGTGCTTGCGCCGGAGCAGTGGACTGCGCTGAGTTTTGCCGCGCCGTGGGCCGATCCTGCACCTGACGATGCGGCCTACGTGATCTACACTTCCGGCTCGACCGGGGAACCCAAGGGCGTGGTCATCGAACACCGCGCCATCGTCAACCGCCTGCTGTGGATGCGCGAGCACTATGGATTCAAGGCAGACGACTGCGTGCTGCAGAAGACCCCGGCCACCTTCGATGTGTCGGTCTGGGAGTTCTTCCTGCCGCTGCTGTGCGGGGCCACGCTGGTGGTCGCCGGACCGGACGCGCATCGTGACCCCACCGAACTGGCGCGGCTGATCCGCGAGCATGGCATCACCACGGTGCATTTCGTGCCGTCGATGCTTGATGCCTTCCTCGCTGCACCGGCCTCTGAAGGCCTGCAGCTGCGACGGGTCTTCACCAGTGGCGAGGCGCTGGATGCAGCGTTGCGTGATCGCTTCCATGCGCGCATGCACGCCGACCTGCACAACCTGTATGGCCCGACCGAAGCGGCAGTGGATGTGAGCTACTGGCCCGCCCCGGCCCAGGATCGCTCGCGACCGGTACCGATCGGCTTCCCGGTCTGGAACACCCGCCTGTACGTGCTGGACGCCCGGATGCAGCCGCTGCCGGTGGGCGTGGCAGGCGATCTCTACCTCGGTGGCGTGCAGCTGGCGCGTGGCTATCTGGGCCGCGACGACCTGACCGCGGAGCGTTTCCTTGCCGACCCGTTCCTGCCTGGCGAGCGCATCTATCGCACCGGTGACGTGGCGCGCTGGCGTGGCGATGGCGCGGTCGAATACCTGGGCCGCAGCGACCATCAGGTGAAGCTTCGCGGCCTGCGCATCGAACTGGGCGAGATCGAGGCGGCACTGCGCGAACTGCCCGGCATGGAGCGGGTGGAAGTGCTGCTGCGCCAGGACGCGCCCGGCGATGCCCGGCTGGTCGCCTATGTGCCAACCGCGCGTGCCGATGCTGTGTTGCTGCGAAGCCACCTGGCCACGCGCGTACCGGACTATATGGTGCCCTCGGCGTTTGTCGGTGTGGACCACTGGCCGGTGACGGCCAACGGCAAGCTCGACCGCAACGCGCTGCCGAAGCCGCCGCAGCAGGTGCTGGCAGGGATGGCCGCGCGCACACCGCTGGAGCGGGAGCTGGCGGGCCTGTTCGCTCAGGCCCTGGGCCTCGCCGAGCCGGTGGCGGTCGACGCCGACTTCTTCAGCCTAGGCGGCGATTCGCTGTCTGCGGTGCACCTGCTGCTGGCCATTGAGCAGCGCTGGCGCTGCGATCTCGGCCTGGGGGCGCTGTTCGCACAACCCACGGTGGCTGCGCTTGCGGTACGCATTGCTGAGCCGCCTGCGCTCGCTGATCACGCATTGGGCCCGGTGATCGCATTGGCTGCGCCCGAGGCCGACACCGTGCCGCTGTTCGTGCTGCACCCGGCCGGTGGCATTGCCTGGAACTACCGTGCCCTGGCCCGGGCATTGCAGCCGGCGCGTGCGGTCTATGGCCTGCAGTCGCCGGCACTCGATCCGAAGCAGCCGTTGCCGCCCAGTATCGAGGCAATGGCCAATGATTACGTGCAGCGGGTGGTCGCACTACAGCCGAAGGGGCCGGTGCACCTGCTGGGCTGGTCGGTGGGTGGCATCCTCGCCCAGGCGATGGCGGTGCGACTGCATGAGATCGGGCGCGAGGTCGGCGAACTTGTACTGCTGGACGCCTATCCCTGCGAGTGCTGGCGGGCCGAGCCGGAGCCCGATGCCATCGCCGCATTGCGGGCACTGCTGGCGATTGCCGGTCATGACCCGGATGCGCATCCGGAACTGGACAGCCGGGAACGCATTCTCGCGTTCCTGCGTCGTGGCGGCAGTGCGCTCGGCAGTCTGCCGGATGTGGTGCTGGACGGCGTGGTGCGCGCCGTGACCGGCACCAATCGACTGATCCGCGAACACATTCACCAGCCGTTCGACGGCACCCTGGTGCACGTCCGCGCGGGCCACGATCATCAGGCACGGCCACAGCTGCAGTCGGCGTTGTGGCGGGCGCATGCGCGCAGGGTGCAGGCGCTGGAACTGCCGTTCCTGCATGCCGAGCTGACCGGCCGCGACGCAGTGGCGCAGCTGGCACCGTGGTTGTCGGCACGCTTGCGCCAATGGGACGAACAACAGGAGATCGCAACATGCAGTTGA
- a CDS encoding phosphopantetheine-binding protein, with protein MAATGEVLDLERMRADVARVLECSPAEIGDDDNLIDLDLDSMRMLGLVLAWGNTGLPLEFSQLAEHTTLRQWWGVVQALQAAQSA; from the coding sequence ATGGCCGCCACGGGTGAGGTGCTGGATCTGGAGCGGATGCGAGCCGACGTGGCGCGCGTTCTGGAATGTTCGCCGGCCGAGATCGGTGACGACGACAACCTGATCGACCTGGACCTGGATTCGATGCGCATGCTCGGCCTGGTCCTGGCCTGGGGCAACACCGGCCTTCCGCTGGAGTTCTCGCAGTTGGCCGAGCACACCACGCTGCGCCAGTGGTGGGGCGTTGTGCAGGCGCTACAGGCCGCGCAGAGCGCATGA
- a CDS encoding isochorismatase family protein has product MALPRITDYPLPTAAELPHARGPWRPHRDRVALLVHDMQRYFLAAFDAGNAPLRPAVDNIARLLAHCRAHSIPVFYTAQHGDQDRRDRGLQADLWGPGMRRSADHEPIIEALAPQPGEHVLVKHRYSAFQRSNLETLMRVRGRDQLLVTGVYAHIGCTATVVEAFQRDIEAFIAADAVADFSRADHDQALHWIARTSGVPMTTDQLLEVL; this is encoded by the coding sequence ATGGCGCTGCCCCGTATCACCGATTATCCCTTGCCGACCGCCGCCGAACTCCCGCACGCGCGTGGGCCGTGGCGCCCGCACCGCGATCGTGTCGCGCTGCTGGTGCACGACATGCAGCGCTATTTCCTGGCCGCATTCGACGCCGGTAATGCACCACTGCGCCCGGCCGTGGACAACATCGCACGCCTGCTGGCGCATTGCCGCGCGCACAGCATTCCGGTGTTCTACACCGCCCAGCACGGCGACCAGGACCGCCGCGACCGTGGCCTGCAGGCCGACCTGTGGGGGCCGGGCATGCGCCGCAGTGCCGACCACGAACCGATCATCGAGGCGCTGGCACCGCAGCCAGGCGAGCACGTGCTGGTGAAGCATCGCTACAGCGCATTCCAGCGCAGCAACCTGGAAACGCTGATGCGGGTGCGTGGGCGCGACCAGCTGCTGGTGACCGGCGTGTACGCCCATATCGGCTGCACCGCGACCGTGGTCGAGGCGTTCCAGCGTGATATCGAGGCCTTCATCGCCGCCGATGCGGTAGCGGACTTCTCGCGCGCCGATCACGATCAGGCGCTGCACTGGATCGCGCGCACCAGCGGGGTGCCGATGACCACCGACCAGCTGCTGGAGGTGCTGTGA
- a CDS encoding AMP-binding protein: MNTSHVSSRLPLQQVWPDELAARYREAGHWRGETFPLFLRERAERYADDIAVVAGDVRLSYAQLWHEAGRIGAGLLALGLEPGERVLVQLGNSAGFITTVCGLFRAGLVPVYALPAHRITELVHFANKAEASAYITTDLHDGFDHLTLARALQAEVPAIRKVVIDGDAQEFTALETLQGDRGQLPADPDPQSVAFLQISGGSTGLSKLIPRTHDDYIYSFCASNAICGIDRDSVYLVALPAAHNFPMSSPGFFGALYAGARVVLSPGPGPDAAFPLIARERVTCCGLVPPLALLWAQAAATSKHDLSSLQVLQVGGAKLVPEAARRVIDGLGCTLQQVFGMAEGLVNYTRLDDPEDLIVACQGRPISPDDEVRVVDDHDQPVAEGEVGHLLTRGPYTIRGYHNDAAANARSFTDDGFYRTGDRVQQLPGGYLVVQGRAGDHINRAGEKVSAEEIEDHLLAHPGVFDAAVVSIPDEYLGERSCAFVIPQGEPFKAPALKAWMRTRGLAAFKVPDQVVFVDSFDTTAVGKISRRELRAQLRARHLQQTGGTR; the protein is encoded by the coding sequence ATGAACACGTCCCACGTTTCTTCCCGTCTGCCCCTGCAGCAGGTGTGGCCCGATGAACTGGCTGCGCGCTATCGCGAAGCAGGCCACTGGCGCGGCGAGACCTTCCCGTTGTTCCTGCGCGAACGCGCGGAACGCTACGCCGACGACATCGCGGTGGTCGCCGGCGATGTGCGCCTGAGCTATGCGCAGCTCTGGCATGAGGCCGGACGCATCGGCGCGGGCCTGCTGGCACTCGGCCTGGAGCCGGGCGAGCGGGTGCTGGTGCAGCTGGGCAACAGCGCAGGGTTCATCACTACGGTCTGCGGCCTGTTCCGCGCTGGGCTGGTGCCGGTGTACGCGCTGCCTGCGCACCGCATCACCGAACTGGTGCATTTCGCCAACAAGGCCGAGGCCAGTGCCTACATCACCACCGACCTGCATGACGGCTTCGATCACCTTACGTTGGCGCGGGCGCTGCAGGCTGAAGTGCCCGCGATACGCAAGGTGGTGATCGATGGCGATGCACAGGAGTTCACCGCGCTGGAGACGCTGCAGGGCGACCGCGGCCAGTTGCCGGCCGATCCGGACCCGCAGTCGGTGGCGTTCCTGCAGATATCCGGTGGCAGCACCGGGCTGTCCAAGCTGATTCCACGCACGCACGACGACTACATCTACTCGTTCTGTGCCAGCAACGCGATCTGCGGCATCGACCGCGACAGCGTCTATCTGGTCGCGTTGCCGGCCGCGCACAACTTCCCGATGAGCTCGCCGGGCTTCTTCGGTGCGCTGTACGCCGGTGCCCGCGTGGTACTCAGCCCCGGTCCCGGCCCGGACGCAGCCTTCCCGCTGATCGCGCGGGAGCGGGTGACCTGCTGTGGCCTGGTGCCGCCGCTGGCGTTGCTTTGGGCGCAGGCGGCTGCAACCAGCAAGCACGATCTGTCCAGCCTGCAGGTACTGCAGGTGGGTGGGGCCAAGCTGGTGCCGGAAGCCGCGCGACGCGTGATCGACGGCCTGGGCTGCACCCTGCAGCAGGTATTCGGCATGGCCGAGGGCCTGGTGAACTACACCCGGCTGGACGATCCGGAAGACCTGATCGTGGCCTGCCAGGGGCGACCGATCAGTCCGGATGATGAGGTGCGCGTGGTCGATGACCATGACCAGCCGGTGGCGGAGGGCGAGGTCGGGCACCTGCTGACGCGTGGCCCGTACACCATCCGTGGCTACCACAACGATGCGGCGGCCAACGCGCGCTCGTTCACCGATGACGGCTTCTATCGTACCGGCGACCGCGTGCAGCAGCTGCCCGGTGGCTACCTGGTGGTACAGGGCCGGGCGGGCGACCACATCAACCGCGCCGGCGAAAAGGTCTCCGCCGAAGAGATCGAGGACCACCTGCTGGCGCACCCCGGCGTGTTCGATGCCGCCGTGGTCTCCATTCCCGATGAATACCTGGGCGAGCGCAGCTGTGCCTTCGTGATCCCGCAGGGCGAACCGTTCAAGGCACCCGCACTGAAGGCCTGGATGCGCACGCGTGGCCTGGCCGCGTTCAAGGTGCCCGACCAGGTCGTGTTCGTCGACAGTTTCGATACCACTGCGGTCGGCAAGATCAGCCGCCGCGAACTGCGCGCGCAGCTGCGCGCGCGTCATCTGCAACAGACAGGAGGAACGCGCTGA
- a CDS encoding isochorismate synthase: protein MNDSLMQGAWPEAAPSTLESVDDASLFLLQHAGQHVHARGCRAALPAGALATLAGRVAAFFAQQRGGPGLLVGAVPFEPRADDALYQPERLLPALPLQPQAAPPLEGDPQAEPAPQDYAAAVATAVQALRAPGHDLRKVVLARSLLARTRQVLSPERLLARLGADPSVATYAVPLPVEPGQAPAWLVGATPELLLRKRGAELLSHPLAGSARRSADAAEDEHAAQALLASTKDHDEHRHVVEAIVDGLSPYCSHIDAQSRPVLHATASMWHLGTRIHATLKDPQTPAAELLAQLHPTPAVCGTPRMAALQRIRELEPVPRGFYAGAVGWLDAQGDGDWYVAIRCARMQGTQLRLYAGAGIVADSLPEAEVAETAAKFAALLNALGVHSSAPSIEPAA from the coding sequence ATGAACGATTCCCTGATGCAGGGGGCGTGGCCGGAGGCTGCGCCATCGACGCTGGAGAGCGTGGACGACGCGTCGCTGTTCCTGCTGCAGCACGCCGGGCAGCATGTGCACGCACGTGGTTGCCGCGCGGCGTTGCCCGCAGGCGCACTGGCGACGTTGGCCGGGCGTGTCGCCGCGTTCTTCGCGCAGCAGCGCGGCGGCCCCGGCCTGCTGGTCGGGGCGGTGCCGTTCGAACCGCGCGCCGATGATGCGCTGTACCAGCCCGAGCGGCTGCTGCCTGCACTGCCGCTGCAACCACAGGCAGCGCCCCCGCTGGAAGGTGACCCACAGGCCGAGCCCGCGCCCCAGGACTATGCCGCCGCAGTGGCCACGGCGGTGCAGGCGCTGCGCGCGCCCGGGCACGACCTGCGCAAGGTGGTGCTGGCGCGCAGCCTGCTGGCACGCACGCGCCAGGTGTTGTCTCCGGAACGGTTGTTGGCACGTCTTGGCGCCGATCCCTCGGTGGCCACCTATGCAGTGCCGCTTCCGGTGGAGCCCGGCCAGGCACCGGCCTGGCTGGTCGGTGCCACGCCGGAGCTGCTGCTGCGCAAGCGCGGCGCCGAACTGCTGTCGCACCCGCTGGCGGGCTCCGCCCGGCGCAGCGCCGATGCCGCAGAGGACGAGCATGCCGCGCAGGCGCTGCTGGCCTCCACCAAGGACCATGACGAGCATCGCCACGTGGTAGAGGCCATCGTCGATGGCCTTTCGCCGTACTGCAGCCACATCGATGCACAGTCGCGCCCGGTGCTGCATGCCACTGCAAGCATGTGGCACCTCGGTACCCGCATCCACGCGACCCTGAAGGATCCGCAGACCCCTGCGGCCGAACTGCTGGCCCAGCTGCATCCCACACCGGCGGTCTGCGGGACGCCGAGAATGGCGGCACTGCAGCGCATCCGCGAGCTTGAGCCGGTTCCGCGTGGCTTCTACGCCGGCGCCGTGGGGTGGCTGGATGCGCAGGGCGACGGCGACTGGTATGTGGCGATCCGTTGTGCGCGGATGCAGGGCACGCAGTTGCGCCTGTATGCCGGTGCCGGCATCGTCGCCGACTCGCTACCAGAAGCCGAGGTGGCCGAAACCGCAGCGAAGTTCGCTGCCCTGTTGAATGCGCTGGGCGTCCACTCGTCCGCGCCTTCGATCGAGCCTGCCGCATGA
- a CDS encoding MFS transporter encodes MHARPVVPGLPALVLAALIGTMAMMSFVAVIGPVVRMLGLSEWHAGLSVTAAGVLWMLAARPWGQLSDRIGRKRVLMLAMGAYTVVYIALAVFIDVALQAVPPVLVSVLVLVGARGLIGLFYAAVPPTAAALIADKAPTGQRASFLARLGSANALGMVLGPAAAGWLAYTNLSLALYVAALLPLLALALLAWRLPATPPVVGTNAQRRAPMSRLDRRLRLPQLAAFIAMVSVTIAQVTVGFFAIDRLGLDAVAGARMAGIALTAVGVGLILAQTLVMKLDVHPRRWIVFGALISGIGFASVAGVQQAWQLPAAYALAAFGMGFVFPSFQALAADAVEAHEQGATAGTVAAAQGMGMVAGPMLGTLLYRGGPSLPYLLVGALLLLLCALAAAHRMKETP; translated from the coding sequence ATGCACGCACGTCCCGTCGTTCCCGGTTTGCCGGCGCTGGTGTTGGCTGCCCTGATCGGCACCATGGCGATGATGTCCTTCGTCGCGGTGATCGGCCCGGTGGTCCGCATGCTCGGCCTGTCCGAATGGCATGCGGGCCTGTCGGTCACTGCCGCAGGCGTGTTGTGGATGCTGGCCGCGCGCCCGTGGGGCCAGCTCAGCGACCGCATCGGCCGGAAGCGCGTGCTGATGCTGGCGATGGGTGCCTACACCGTGGTCTACATCGCGCTGGCCGTGTTCATCGACGTTGCCCTGCAGGCGGTGCCGCCGGTGCTGGTATCGGTGCTGGTGCTGGTGGGGGCGCGTGGCCTGATCGGCCTGTTCTACGCCGCCGTGCCGCCCACGGCTGCGGCGCTGATTGCCGACAAGGCGCCGACTGGACAGCGCGCCAGTTTCCTTGCGCGGCTGGGCAGCGCAAATGCGCTGGGCATGGTGCTGGGCCCGGCGGCCGCGGGCTGGCTGGCCTATACGAATCTCTCGCTGGCGCTGTATGTCGCCGCACTGCTGCCGCTGCTGGCGCTGGCATTGCTTGCGTGGCGGCTACCGGCGACGCCACCGGTGGTGGGCACCAACGCGCAGCGTCGCGCGCCGATGAGCCGCCTCGACCGGCGCCTGCGCCTGCCGCAGCTGGCCGCCTTCATCGCGATGGTCTCGGTGACCATCGCGCAGGTCACGGTGGGCTTTTTCGCGATTGATCGGCTGGGGCTCGATGCGGTGGCCGGCGCTCGCATGGCTGGCATCGCGCTGACTGCGGTTGGCGTCGGCCTGATCCTGGCGCAGACGCTGGTGATGAAGCTGGACGTGCATCCACGCCGCTGGATCGTTTTCGGTGCACTGATTTCCGGCATCGGTTTCGCATCGGTGGCGGGCGTGCAGCAGGCCTGGCAGTTGCCGGCGGCCTACGCACTGGCCGCCTTCGGCATGGGTTTCGTGTTTCCGTCGTTCCAGGCGCTGGCCGCCGATGCTGTGGAAGCGCATGAGCAGGGCGCCACCGCTGGCACCGTTGCTGCCGCGCAGGGGATGGGCATGGTGGCCGGGCCGATGCTCGGCACGCTGTTGTATCGCGGCGGGCCCAGCCTGCCTTACCTGCTGGTGGGTGCGCTGCTGCTGTTGCTGTGCGCGCTGGCCGCAGCGCATCGGATGAAGGAGACCCCATGA
- a CDS encoding DUF3817 domain-containing protein, with translation MHPTGRLFAAVAFIEAVTWAGLLIGMWMKYGPMANVALVKLFGPLHGVAFLVYVAVTLFAAVRLRWPWWASALALLAAIPPLVTLPLEWWFKRRGLLGLRAMR, from the coding sequence ATGCACCCGACCGGACGCCTGTTCGCGGCGGTCGCTTTCATCGAGGCCGTGACCTGGGCCGGCCTGCTCATCGGCATGTGGATGAAATACGGCCCCATGGCCAACGTGGCGTTGGTGAAGCTGTTCGGGCCTCTGCACGGCGTGGCTTTCCTGGTATACGTGGCGGTCACTCTGTTCGCAGCGGTGCGCCTGCGCTGGCCGTGGTGGGCCAGCGCCCTGGCCCTGCTGGCGGCTATCCCGCCGCTGGTGACGCTGCCGCTGGAATGGTGGTTCAAGCGTCGCGGTCTGCTCGGCCTGCGTGCAATGCGCTGA
- a CDS encoding TIGR03571 family LLM class oxidoreductase: MSDFNPANAALFPQRGLSLGLMTPVAAHGLADLGEARRIARLADDLGFAALWTRDVPLMVPQGPDATASALDDPFLWLGMLAAATDRIAVGSAAIVLPLRQPLQVAKSALSLDRISDGRFVLGLGSGDRPEEFAAFGEDLEGRAATFRERWSLLRAALSPDAEKRASVRQATGGFDVLPAPTTRIPMLVVGTARQSLQWIAREAEGWATYHREETAQEGRIGLWQQALVQRGGPGKPFVQSMLLDLQADPQAPAEPLPLGLKVGRDGLRDYLLRVHAQGVAHVMFNLVDNGRPMDAVLREIGEHVLPYTLR; this comes from the coding sequence ATGAGTGATTTCAATCCTGCTAACGCTGCCTTGTTTCCGCAACGGGGCCTTAGCCTGGGCCTGATGACGCCGGTGGCAGCGCACGGGCTGGCCGACCTGGGTGAAGCGAGGCGCATTGCGCGGCTGGCCGATGACCTCGGCTTTGCCGCGCTGTGGACGCGCGACGTGCCGTTGATGGTGCCGCAGGGACCAGATGCGACAGCCAGCGCGCTGGATGACCCGTTCCTGTGGCTGGGCATGCTGGCTGCCGCAACCGACCGCATCGCCGTTGGCAGTGCCGCCATTGTGCTGCCATTGCGGCAGCCGCTGCAGGTGGCGAAGTCGGCGTTGAGCCTGGACCGGATCAGCGACGGGCGCTTTGTGCTGGGCCTGGGGTCGGGCGATCGGCCGGAAGAGTTCGCGGCATTCGGCGAAGACCTGGAGGGCAGGGCGGCGACGTTCCGTGAGCGTTGGTCGCTGTTGCGTGCCGCGCTGTCCCCCGATGCGGAGAAACGGGCTTCGGTGCGGCAGGCCACGGGTGGCTTCGATGTATTGCCAGCGCCCACCACGCGCATTCCGATGCTGGTGGTGGGTACCGCGCGACAGAGCCTTCAGTGGATCGCGCGCGAGGCCGAAGGCTGGGCCACCTATCACCGCGAAGAGACCGCGCAGGAGGGACGCATCGGCCTGTGGCAGCAGGCGCTGGTGCAGCGTGGTGGGCCAGGCAAGCCGTTCGTGCAGTCGATGCTGCTGGACCTGCAGGCCGATCCGCAGGCGCCAGCCGAGCCGCTGCCGCTGGGCCTGAAGGTCGGCCGCGATGGCCTGCGTGACTATCTGCTGCGCGTGCATGCGCAGGGCGTGGCGCACGTGATGTTCAACCTGGTCGACAACGGGCGGCCGATGGACGCGGTGTTGCGCGAGATCGGGGAGCATGTTCTGCCATACACGCTACGGTAG
- a CDS encoding GNAT family N-acetyltransferase, which produces MPRIRPAHADDLPAISAVCLAAFNAAVAPSLSATGVATFGSVAAADAFGARLLGDNHILVAEHENRIVGVVELTEGRHLAMLFVDPGCQGQGIGHALFQAVLPQLRTPTMSVRASLNAVATYQRYGFVLDGEVGEFNGLLYQPLRYAAH; this is translated from the coding sequence ATGCCGAGGATCCGCCCTGCCCACGCCGATGACCTGCCCGCTATCAGCGCGGTATGCCTGGCCGCCTTCAACGCGGCGGTGGCACCCTCGCTCAGTGCAACCGGCGTTGCCACCTTCGGCAGTGTGGCTGCGGCAGATGCGTTCGGCGCGCGCCTGCTGGGCGACAACCACATCCTGGTGGCCGAGCACGAAAACCGCATCGTCGGCGTGGTCGAACTGACGGAAGGGCGGCACTTGGCCATGCTGTTCGTCGATCCCGGCTGCCAGGGCCAGGGCATCGGCCATGCCCTGTTCCAGGCCGTGCTGCCGCAGCTGCGCACGCCGACGATGAGCGTGCGCGCGTCATTGAATGCCGTAGCCACCTACCAGCGCTACGGCTTCGTGCTGGACGGCGAGGTCGGCGAGTTCAACGGCCTGCTGTACCAGCCCCTCCGCTACGCCGCGCACTAG